A genome region from Bacteroidia bacterium includes the following:
- a CDS encoding DEAD/DEAH box helicase family protein, giving the protein MVIKTETKQFQYEIQSYQEECVSNIISIFEQLRQGTDFCKVLEEHHKKHHYNFPIHDTKNIDIMMETGTGKTFTFIKTIFELCKNFGYKKFIILVPSVAIREGTKTHLEDTKDYFKSLYANEKEKEIETFVYEGGNVSAINQFINASHLSVLVMTPSSFRHKENILNRPLEKEMYAPNLFEKNENPPKSYLECLKRLNPIVIMDEPHRFDGDAFKQYFEGFDNYYLRFGATFPNKKDSIKLSNVAYVLDSISSFRKSLVKKIVVYTQDVVENTDTLIGIENKKAIVNTLTNGIIIRRELGVGSVFNGKSIKKINKDCIVLSDDTIERVDYSLSDESLRAMIKETIKIHFEKEQKLFEQGIKALSLFFMPNDISLYRGENPKIKNIFEEEYKAKRDEVINRLDKTSAYYQYLQNDFDSEGNLQVHKGYFSGDKGNIDEKIKAGVDEILKDKKKLLSFESPTRFIFSIWALQEGWDNPNVFTICKLSNQGSDISKLQQIGRGLRICVDQNLQRKTLKNLNNDQEKFWKINNLDVVVSSKEQGFVEAIQNEILSNSFLITKTFTEQDLKKLLKEKGGFDDQTVRNIYRTMEDSGMIIFKATVDGVDVFERSPNFATILRTLNLPEEQIKAIESLFATDANLYVQKAEKRKEKKKVFIKPTHLQEFQKLWNTINKNAFYVLESLSPEQENQLIQNIKAEIETLNIEQILLQTKRAELNVNRIDKQGAITVTLTDTVTYKSKVDYLELVRALSNNTKTPLSFVVKVFNALSDNFKKNMLCNNPQQAQKEISEIIKKNLIAMLKANIKYDGINGEVLPNIFRTKNSKIYLETGSTGKFQKEISGDFSLKTKWVFEEVIEYDSDFELEIVEQDPDIESIEIFGKLPRLNIKTPLGDYNPDFCYAIKTTNGNKVYLVVEAKGYQSHTAIPEDEKAKIDFAKKYFEALSKYYENQNIKISFKERINRTQLASLIREE; this is encoded by the coding sequence ATGGTGATAAAAACAGAAACAAAACAGTTTCAATACGAAATTCAATCTTACCAAGAAGAGTGTGTCAGTAATATTATCAGTATTTTTGAACAACTACGTCAAGGGACAGATTTTTGTAAAGTACTGGAAGAGCACCATAAAAAGCATCATTACAACTTTCCGATTCACGATACTAAAAACATTGATATTATGATGGAAACGGGAACAGGGAAAACGTTCACGTTTATTAAAACCATTTTTGAACTTTGTAAAAATTTTGGGTATAAAAAATTTATCATTCTTGTCCCATCCGTAGCTATTCGTGAAGGGACGAAAACGCATTTAGAAGACACTAAAGATTACTTCAAAAGCTTATACGCCAATGAGAAAGAAAAAGAGATAGAAACTTTTGTGTATGAAGGAGGAAACGTTTCTGCTATAAATCAATTTATCAATGCTTCCCACTTATCGGTTTTGGTGATGACACCGAGTTCTTTTAGACACAAAGAGAATATATTAAACCGTCCGCTGGAAAAAGAAATGTATGCTCCCAATCTGTTTGAAAAAAATGAAAATCCCCCCAAAAGCTATCTGGAATGCTTAAAGCGCCTGAATCCTATTGTGATTATGGATGAACCCCATCGTTTTGATGGGGACGCTTTTAAGCAGTATTTTGAAGGATTTGACAATTATTACCTGCGTTTTGGTGCAACGTTTCCCAATAAAAAAGATAGCATAAAATTATCCAATGTTGCGTATGTATTAGATAGCATTTCATCTTTTAGAAAAAGCTTAGTGAAAAAAATTGTGGTTTATACCCAAGATGTGGTTGAAAACACCGACACTCTGATTGGGATAGAAAATAAAAAAGCCATTGTAAATACACTAACGAATGGAATTATTATCAGACGTGAGTTAGGCGTTGGTTCAGTTTTTAACGGTAAAAGTATTAAGAAAATCAACAAAGATTGTATTGTTTTGTCGGATGATACGATAGAGAGAGTGGATTATTCGCTATCGGATGAATCTCTACGGGCAATGATTAAAGAAACAATTAAAATTCACTTTGAAAAAGAACAAAAACTTTTTGAACAAGGTATTAAAGCCCTTTCGCTATTTTTTATGCCCAATGATATTTCTTTATACCGTGGAGAAAATCCAAAGATTAAAAATATTTTTGAAGAAGAATACAAGGCTAAAAGAGATGAAGTAATTAACAGACTGGATAAAACAAGCGCTTACTATCAATATTTGCAAAACGATTTTGACAGCGAAGGCAACTTACAAGTCCATAAAGGTTATTTTTCGGGTGATAAAGGAAATATAGATGAAAAAATTAAAGCAGGTGTTGATGAAATTCTCAAAGACAAAAAGAAACTTCTCTCGTTTGAAAGTCCAACTCGTTTTATTTTCTCTATCTGGGCTTTGCAGGAAGGCTGGGACAACCCGAATGTATTTACCATTTGCAAATTGTCAAACCAAGGCAGTGATATATCCAAACTACAGCAAATTGGAAGAGGTTTGCGTATTTGTGTAGATCAAAATTTACAACGCAAAACACTTAAAAACCTAAATAATGATCAAGAAAAATTTTGGAAAATTAATAACCTGGATGTAGTAGTATCTAGCAAAGAGCAGGGCTTTGTAGAAGCTATACAGAATGAAATTTTAAGCAATTCGTTCCTAATAACAAAAACATTTACAGAACAAGATCTTAAAAAATTGCTTAAAGAGAAAGGAGGCTTTGATGACCAAACAGTACGTAATATTTATAGAACAATGGAAGATAGCGGAATGATTATTTTCAAAGCTACCGTTGATGGTGTTGATGTTTTTGAAAGATCTCCTAATTTTGCAACCATACTCAGAACACTAAATCTACCCGAAGAGCAAATTAAAGCTATTGAAAGCCTGTTTGCAACCGATGCTAATCTGTACGTTCAGAAAGCCGAGAAAAGGAAAGAAAAAAAGAAAGTTTTTATCAAACCAACACACTTACAAGAGTTTCAAAAACTTTGGAACACTATCAACAAAAATGCTTTTTATGTTTTAGAAAGTTTAAGCCCAGAACAAGAAAACCAACTGATACAAAACATCAAAGCAGAAATTGAAACCCTCAATATTGAACAAATACTGTTACAAACCAAACGTGCAGAGCTTAATGTAAATAGAATTGACAAACAAGGGGCTATTACCGTAACACTCACCGACACGGTTACCTACAAAAGCAAAGTGGACTATCTTGAATTAGTTCGTGCTTTGTCTAACAATACCAAAACGCCACTTTCGTTTGTGGTAAAAGTGTTTAATGCTTTAAGCGATAATTTTAAGAAAAATATGCTTTGCAATAACCCCCAACAAGCACAAAAAGAAATTTCTGAAATCATTAAGAAAAACTTAATTGCTATGCTTAAAGCAAACATTAAGTATGATGGCATCAATGGAGAAGTATTACCTAATATTTTTAGGACTAAAAATAGTAAAATCTATCTCGAAACAGGAAGCACTGGAAAATTCCAAAAGGAAATTTCGGGCGACTTTTCGTTAAAAACCAAGTGGGTATTTGAAGAGGTAATTGAATACGACAGCGATTTTGAACTGGAAATTGTGGAACAAGACCCTGATATAGAAAGCATTGAAATTTTTGGCAAACTACCTCGCCTTAACATCAAAACGCCTTTAGGTGATTACAATCCCGACTTCTGCTATGCCATAAAAACTACCAATGGTAATAAAGTTTATCTTGTAGTTGAAGCCAAGGGCTATCAGTCGCATACGGCAATACCCGAAGATGAAAAAGCCAAAATTGATTTTGCTAAAAAATATTTTGAAGCATTGTCTAAGTATTATGAAAACCAAAATATCA
- a CDS encoding DUF4856 domain-containing protein, giving the protein MRVIIQKHNFLFVLTIMVVIGLSACRKKDKDEDKPTLQVPSNYDGTNFATNSAATKAIADQLVALVNKAKEGRDSTKTVAKSALDNLFNAGTVSLASITTPYYKNRLDAPTGWFNDLAQASGSGYTPGSFVDQGGVYGGYLFDENGLEIEQLIEKGLFGAALYHYAVQLLGNNPNLATVDQVLVLYGAKPAFANSGSTNVPVENRDMFMANYAARRSDINDNNSLYIQLKNQFIRLQAAIKQGSQFDSDKNDAIAKIKSLWERVNAATIINYCHSATSTLSATSPTNAQKAAALHAIGEAIGFMHGYRTIPQEHKKITDAQIDEVLTLLNAPHNATPTVYTFVTDAVNQVPKLQQVIDKLKTIYGFTNAEIESFKKNWVVEQNR; this is encoded by the coding sequence ATGCGAGTCATCATTCAAAAGCACAACTTCCTGTTTGTGCTAACCATTATGGTAGTAATTGGGCTAAGTGCATGTAGAAAAAAAGACAAAGACGAGGACAAGCCCACCTTGCAAGTTCCCTCAAACTATGATGGGACAAACTTTGCTACAAACAGTGCCGCCACAAAAGCAATTGCAGACCAGTTAGTAGCATTAGTCAACAAGGCTAAAGAAGGAAGAGATAGCACAAAAACTGTTGCAAAATCTGCTTTGGATAATCTCTTCAATGCAGGAACAGTTTCATTAGCTTCAATTACCACTCCTTATTACAAGAACCGCTTGGATGCTCCTACGGGATGGTTCAATGACCTTGCGCAGGCATCAGGTTCAGGCTATACACCAGGTAGTTTTGTAGATCAAGGAGGTGTGTACGGAGGCTACCTTTTTGATGAAAACGGACTTGAAATTGAACAGTTAATTGAAAAAGGATTATTTGGGGCAGCCTTATACCATTATGCGGTACAGTTGCTTGGTAATAATCCTAACTTAGCTACTGTAGATCAAGTTCTTGTACTTTACGGTGCTAAACCTGCTTTTGCAAATTCAGGTTCTACTAACGTACCTGTGGAAAATAGAGATATGTTCATGGCAAACTATGCAGCTCGCCGCAGCGATATAAATGACAATAATAGCTTGTATATTCAGCTTAAAAATCAATTTATTCGTTTGCAGGCAGCTATCAAGCAAGGCAGTCAATTCGATAGTGATAAAAATGATGCTATTGCCAAAATAAAATCCCTTTGGGAAAGAGTAAATGCAGCTACAATTATTAACTACTGTCACAGCGCAACTTCTACACTGAGCGCAACCAGTCCAACTAATGCTCAAAAAGCCGCAGCTTTGCATGCTATTGGGGAAGCAATTGGCTTTATGCATGGATACAGGACTATTCCCCAAGAACACAAAAAAATCACGGATGCTCAGATTGATGAGGTTTTGACCTTATTGAATGCACCTCATAATGCTACTCCTACTGTGTATACTTTTGTTACTGATGCAGTCAATCAAGTGCCTAAATTGCAGCAAGTTATTGATAAACTCAAAACCATATACGGCTTTACAAATGCGGAGATTGAGAGTTTCAAGAAAAATTGGGTAGTAGAACAGAATAGATAA